From the genome of Colletotrichum higginsianum IMI 349063 chromosome 4, whole genome shotgun sequence, one region includes:
- a CDS encoding Centromere protein Scm3, protein MEPPAKRPRTGPSPSGQQSKEDEDDELNYEPEEVSQMRDPGYQLEQSRAFAAFKLKSTFEHIFQKYERDFTGIGDEIDLRTGRIIENNGHLERMRNERDTGIPDDDEDEEDEGMNLEDVFASSDEDDDEASAEDVAHGDEDSDQSDDEVDEEEILHGKNDSNTPSASLIPKTKEQLQHRSSLSHALSGTLRPGSEQQLSNLAPPRQLRNGSSTPSANVWGYEPESVDPTWRAPEISPPRPSDDLMSKLYGARYRFPVTQGSQSVWASRQDSELEKTTPEPFRIDMAQLVRARQEASRMARPTSKKLLPAFTPYDDNEDDILGVSTVDRKFRPAGEKDKEGMAKDQVSVTFTTGQSQEEPLPSVEVEQTRSKTAAVSSAKETNGRSKTKSLGREKLPPETKKSIPKKERSASKKQLVPAKVRKPRKMSPPVEVFDEQVEGRPVSNTAGLDTAQTITSFVTDEEAQERRKQRIVVELFSKRPSADEITEAEDPEDTDVFALTEQDMTLASGLSGLTVSENRRSPERPVAQRALVGASHDANALVEAPTEKAPEPPRDGFTRHQIDPSYAFSDDEDGIPTTRSRPNRSQKQSVDVPVTVKPAKPVSATAAEPSEEAFVSGGSEDQHGAEVQLEAEADNAESSPVGDKSITDEPAGMDVDDSEEQVSKQTAAPAWHLDPDGCRASEALVDIDAAAMLKTVDDPPKECQPAGKHAVENPSLVDAGHLQSYLEVVADGSRSLDPQNQESATGKAFRQEAQGESRIDKVQTESLEKSEAKAEDGDPAEDFQQTDGEEVLEPFTIPLGLDKIDETSASEVDTGTEAMDFELPILPPPPTESPAPMGILFAAPRRSRPSSAIRPSHVGMSATSPMRNLNLQSSSPLKKYGNPSSFSSAKAHTVVRPYPSASPERKRNPRKREPTAGQPLGSASESPHSEAVDVSAAPAVGEPLPRPKPLRKRRQPKTPTTPSSRQTPLAAKGLSSNKRSIISLLSDNEDELTLDLFKTWTSSGGTHGDRKRTTSYTPVLLAGPETKITTPMKQRIVAASDGGDGTGSGTATTKGRKRKAAWAFATPTKVHFGSPSGSLIRTPGGNMRRCGEEGFRCDRDFCFTCL, encoded by the coding sequence ATGGAGCCGCCCGCAAAAAGACCAAGGACCGGCCCGTCGCCATCTGGCCAACAGTCaaaagaagatgaagatgacgagcTCAACTATGAGCCCGAGGAGGTGTCTCAGATGCGGGACCCCGGCTACCAACTCGAACAATCTCGTGCCTTCGCTGCCTTCAAGTTAAAATCGACCTTTGAACACATTTTCCAGAAATACGAGAGGGATTTCACAGGTATCGGCGATGAAATTGATCTGAGGACCGGTAGGATTATTGAGAACAATGGCCACCTGGAACGTATGAGAAATGAAAGGGACACTGGCATCcccgatgacgatgaagatgaagaagacgagggtaTGAACTTGGAGGACGTCTTTGCCTCTAgcgatgaggacgatgatgaagCATCAGCCGAAGACGTTGCACATGGAGACGAAGACTCCGACCAGTCTGATGACGAAGTagacgaagaagaaattTTGCACGGCAAAAATGACAGCAATACTCCTTCAGCATCTCTCATACCCAAGACAAAGGAGCAGTTGCAACATCGCTCGAGCCTTTCCCACGCGCTATCAGGCACACTTAGGCCTGGATCCGAGCAGCAGTTGTCTAATCTCGCTCCACCACGTCAACTAAGAAATGGCAGCTCGACTCCCTCTGCAAATGTCTGGGGGTATGAACCTGAGTCTGTCGACCCCACATGGAGAGCCCCCGAGATCAGCCCGCCAAGACCGAGTGACGACCTGATGTCGAAACTATACGGAGCAAGATACCGCTTTCCAGTCACTCAGGGGTCACAATCGGTATGGGCTTCGAGGCAGGATAGCGAATTGGAAAAGACAACTCCTGAACCTTTCCGGATTGATATGGCGCAACTCGTTCGTGCGAGACAAGAAgcctcgaggatggcgaggccgacgtcgaagaAACTCTTGCCAGCTTTTACCCCCTATGACGACAATGAGGATGATATCCTGGGTGTTTCTACTGTTGATCGAAAATTTCGGCCTGCGGGGGAAAAGGACAAGGAGGGTATGGCAAAGGATCAGGTATCTGTCACGTTTACGACGGGACAGTCTCAAGAAGAGCCTCTACCATCTGTTGAAGTCGAACAAACAAGGTCGAAAACTGCCGCAGTTTCTTCCGCCAAAGAAACAAACGGTCGCAGCAAGACGAAGTCTCTGGGGAGAGAGAAGTTGCCCCCGGAAACGAAGAAGTCAATACCAAAGAAAGAACGGTCAGCCTCGAAGAAACAACTCGTTCCAGCCAAGGTGCGGAAGCCGAGAAAAATGTCTCCACCGGTCGAAGTTTTCGACGAACAAGTTGAGGGACGACCTGTTAGTAACACCGCTGGGCTGGACACTGCGCAGACCATCACCAGTTTTGTAACGGACGAAGAGGCACAGGAGAGACGCAAGCAACGAATCGTCGTTGAGCTCTTCTCAAAAAGACCTTCAGCAGACGAGATCACCGAGGCTGAGGATCCAGAAGACACGGATGTCTTCGCTTTAACCGAACAGGATATGACACTCGCCTCTGGACTTTCGGGCTTGACCGTCTCTGAGAATAGGCGATCTCCGGAGCGCCCAGTTGCCCAAAGAGCTCTGGTGGGGGCCAGTCATGATGCCAACGCACTCGTTGAAGCTCCGACCGAAAAGGCACCTGAACCACCAAGGGACGGGTTCACTAGACATCAGATTGACCCGTCTTATGCCTTCTCtgatgacgaagacggcaTCCCTACCACACGATCAAGGCCCAATCGCTCCCAAAAGCAATCTGTCGATGTTCCTGTAACTGTCAAACCTGCCAAGCCGGTCTCCGCGACTGCAGCAGAGCCGTCTGAGGAGGCGTTTGTCTCGGGGGGCTCAGAGGACCAGCATGGAGCTGAAGTTCAATTAGAAGCGGAAGCAGACAACGCTGAGTCTTCGCCTGTTGGGGATAAATCAATCACGGACGAGCCCGCTGGCATGGATGTTGATGACTCGGAGGAACAGGTTTCTAAGCAAACAGCTGCTCCGGCATGGCACCTTGACCCCGACGGTTGTAGAGCGTCCGAGGCCTTAGTCGATATCGACGCGGCCGCCATGCTCAAAACGGTGGATGATCCCCCTAAAGAGTGTCAGCCAGCGGGTAAACATGCCGTCGAAAATCCAAGCCTAGTAGATGCAGGGCATTTGCAGTCATATCTAGAAGTTGTTGCGGATGGGTCACGGTCTTTGGACCCTCAAAACCAAGAATCAGCAACCGGGAAAGCATTTCGACAGGAGGCCCAGGGTGAATCTCGAATAGATAAGGTCCAGACAGAATCGCTGGAGAAGAGCGAAGCCAAAGCCGAGGATGGAGACCCAGCAGAAGACTTTCAACAAACAGATGGCGAGGAAGTCCTCGAACCCTTCACAATACCTCTTGGCCTCGACAAAATCGACGAGACAAGCGCATCTGAGGTCGACACCGGAACGGAAGCAATGGACTTCGAGCTCCCCAtccttccgccgccgccgacagAGTCGCCGGCTCCCATGGGGATCTTGTTCGCAGCACCCCGTCGGTCCCGCCCATCCTCGGCAATTCGCCCAAGTCACGTTGGAATGAGTGCCACGTCCCCCATGCGAAACCTCAACCTCCAATCTAGTAGCCCCCTCAAAAAATACGGAAACCCCAGCTCCTTTTCCTCCGCGAAAGCCCACACGGTGGTCCGGCCCTACCCTTCGGCCAGCCCTGAGCGCAAACGGAATCCCAGGAAACGCGAACCCACCGCCGGCCAGCCTCTGGGATCTGCGTCTGAGAGCCCGCACTCCGAGGCGGTGGACGTCTCCGCCGCaccggccgtcggcgagcctTTGCCCAGACCCAAGCCACTCAGGAAGAGACGACAGCCAAAGACCCCCACCACGCCTTCTTCGAGACAAACACCCCTCGCGGCCAAGGGATTGTCCTCCAACAAGAGATCCATAATCTCCCTTCTCTCCGACAACGAGGACGAACTCACCCTGGACCTTTTCAAAACCTGGACTTCAAGCGGCGGTACTCACGGAGACCGCAAGAGAACAACCTCCTACACacccgtcctcctcgccggacCCGAGACGAAGATCACCACGCCCATGAAGCAGCGCATCGTGGCGGcgagcgacggcggcgacggcacagGCTCGGGCACGGCCACAACGAAAGGCAGGAAGCGCaaggcggcgtgggcgtTTGCTACCCCCACCAAAGTCCACTTCGGCAGCCCTTCGGGTTCGCTCATCCGCACGCCAGGCGGGAACATGCGCCGAtgcggcgaagaagggttCCGATGCGATAGGGATTTCTGTTTTACATGTCTATAG